The following is a genomic window from Adhaeribacter radiodurans.
ACTCCGATAGGGTCCAGAGATAAGACTGACCGATGCCTGGATCCAGAATTTGTAATTTATTTTTACGGAAACCTTTAATCACCACATAATGCAGCCCTTGGGTATTTTTAACCGGCAAAATGCAGGGAACTAAAGCCTTTAATTTATCGCTGTTAAACTTTAAACTATTTAAATCCAGCAAATTAAAGTCAGCCTGAAAATGTTGTTTGTCAAAAAAATCTTTGATATCGTGCAGGCTAGAGCCGTTTTCGGTAACGTATATGTTTTCTTCTAAATAATTTCGGTTAATATGAATGTTGTGCAGGTTATAGATAATTTTGACTGCACTAATACCACAATCGTTATGCTTTAGTTGTTGTTCAATATCGCTATGCATAAGAAAGAATTAAAAGATTAATGCTTCATTTTCCAAGGCTACTTTTTTAAATTCTTTTAACAGGGAAGTAGCAGTTGCGTACCGCCTTGAAGGCTTCTTTTGCAAGCAATTTTCTATAATTTGAATTATCTGTTCGGATACCCGAAAATTAAAGATGGAAAGAGTAGGATACATGACCTCCTTTCTTTTGATATTCTCCGAAAATTCTTCCCATATAAAGCCGATAAATGGTTCTTTCTGGTAAAAAATGAAATATAATATTAGACCAATTTGGTATACATCAGAATAGTAATCAGGCTCTTTAGAAAATTTATGCAAGCTGGTAGTATTGATTCGTTCGGGAGGCATATAATAAAGTACCCCTCCAAATTTTAGTACTTCATCCGCCTCAATTGTTACCTCAAATGAAAATCCCAAATCAATAATCTTAATGCTTTTATCATCGTTTACCATTATGTTAGAGGGGTGAATATCGCCATGAATCAAATGGCTTTCATGTAGCATAGAAAATGCTTGCAAGATGTTATGAATAATAGTAAGACAATCGTGCAGAGTTAAAGTATCAACCTGCTTCAAAAAACGAGATAATGGTTTACCTTTAATATATTCCAATAAAATATACGCGTTCTGATCACTATCTTTTCGAAAAGTATAGGCTTGGCAGATAGAAGGTATATGTTTAATTTTTTGGAGCATTTGATATTCATGTTCCAGGTCCAGAAGTTCTTCTTTATATTTAGTTTTATCAGATATTTTTTTCTGGTTTAATAATTTTACAACATATTTGGTGGCAGTAACTTTATTTTGGACCAGGTATATATCTACATAATCCTTGTTAGAAATAATTTCCAGAACTAGTAAATTATCAAAGCAATCTCCTTCTTTATAAAGCGGTTGTTTTTCTTTTTTTGGTTCAACCCAATTCTCCGGAACCACAATTTTCCTTCGGCACAAAAACTTAAAAAAGGACGCACATTTTTGTTCTATTTTCTTTTCTTCGGTTTGTACATCCAAAGCTACTTCTTGTAAGACTTCGGCTTGTGTTTTAGGATTAGAAAATTTGTCTATAAAATATTTAACAGTTTCATTAATTAAAAACTCCTTCCCTTTGTTTTGATCCAACAAAATATAATGTCCATGCAGATTCTCTGACAGAGGATTTATCTCAGGAAAATCAGAAGGATTGAGGATACTTATATTGTGGGATATCCGGTACTTCACCATTCTCGATTATTTTAAAAGGAATAAGGAGTGATGGAAATTACCCCACTCCTTATAGTTTAGCAGAATTTACTTAAGCATACTTTATAGTCAGCCTTGCTGATTAGTACTTGCACTTCTTATTTTTTCTTCTTTTTTTGCCATGGTGGCTATGACTTCTACTCTTGCTCTTGCTACAGCTTCTGCTATGGCTTTTGCTATAACTGCAGCTAGGTGGAGTGTAGCAACCATATGTACCACCAACAATCTCATTTAGAGATTCGCCTTTTAGGTCAGTTAAGATTTTTTCTAAAGTGATCATGACTTAAAAAATTAAAAAATGAATAAATAGGCTACTCTGTTGCTAGGGTTTTCGCCTTCTCCCTATCAGTCCGCGGTACTGAATATCTTAAAAACCAATGAATGGTTTATTGATTTAGTATAATTTAGGCATAGCTTTCCTATTGGCTATGCTACATAGCATAATACAATTATATAATCCGTTATTTAGAAGTTCTTATTTAGAATATTATAATTATAAAATTTAAATAAAATATATAATATTTCTATTTTCATTTACCTTACAGGCACTAGCTTTCCTGTTACTATTTATAGCAGCATAGCAAAAAACATAATTAATTTAATATATATTATGACTTAACAAACAAGAACTTACTAACTAATCATGGTAATCTCAAGCTCTTATTTTTTAAGAACGCACTTAAAATATTAGTAAATTATAAAGTTTAAAATGACTGTATTTTCAGGTTTTATGAACCTGAAGCTAGATCATATTAAATCTAATATCCGTAAAAAGATTAAGTTTGCCAGCAGAATTAAAAAGGCAAAGAAGTTGCGCTAATAAGTACGGGAATAGAAAATTAGCTTCCTAGCTAAAGAAAATCTATAGCAAGCTATCCTCTGTTGTATATTACACCTTTAAGAGAAAGGGCGTTAAGCAATAAAACAATAAGTACAGGTTGAGTTATTGGAGTTATGTAAGTATTAAAAGACCTACATTTAAATTTTACATTAATCAAGTTACCCTCATTTAATTTAATAACTAAAATTAAATTAACACATCACATCTACACTTGTAAAATCTCTTATTGCCTGTTGCTCAATAAGCGTTGGAATTAGCTGATTGGATTATAAAACTA
Proteins encoded in this region:
- a CDS encoding serine/threonine-protein kinase is translated as MVKYRISHNISILNPSDFPEINPLSENLHGHYILLDQNKGKEFLINETVKYFIDKFSNPKTQAEVLQEVALDVQTEEKKIEQKCASFFKFLCRRKIVVPENWVEPKKEKQPLYKEGDCFDNLLVLEIISNKDYVDIYLVQNKVTATKYVVKLLNQKKISDKTKYKEELLDLEHEYQMLQKIKHIPSICQAYTFRKDSDQNAYILLEYIKGKPLSRFLKQVDTLTLHDCLTIIHNILQAFSMLHESHLIHGDIHPSNIMVNDDKSIKIIDLGFSFEVTIEADEVLKFGGVLYYMPPERINTTSLHKFSKEPDYYSDVYQIGLILYFIFYQKEPFIGFIWEEFSENIKRKEVMYPTLSIFNFRVSEQIIQIIENCLQKKPSRRYATATSLLKEFKKVALENEALIF